The stretch of DNA CGAGATAcgataagaattttgtgaatagaaGTAAGATGGTtcatgaatagtagtgagatattttgagttaagtatttattgggtttcaaaaaattagagagaaaaagttgaacaaaaaaaattataaaattaaaatattgttagaatataatattttaatattatttttgttttggaatttgaaaaagtttaattattttttgtgttttgtttgaaagtttggaaaagatgtaataattagtttgaaattgtttgtgtttgagtgatgtttggaaagaaaatgagatgaaaattatttccaaacaaccccttaCTTTCTTTGCAACATTTTCATAACTAGCCTTGCTTATGAGAGAGAATGCAAGTAGGAAGGCATCTGCCCCACGATAGCTCAAAGGCCTCAGCCTATTATAATCCTCCTGGCCTGTTCCATAAACCTAAAACGTCAGACTCATGACAAGAAACCCTCAAAGTTTACAGACGAAAAAGCTACAGGTCTTGAACTTACCGGCAGTATCCCACAGACCTAAATTTATAGTGCTCCCATCCACAACTACATTTGCGCTGAAATTGTCAAAGACAGTCGGCACATAATCCTGTTCTCCAACATATCGTATATAAACACAGAAAGTTACTATCAGTCCCACCCAGAGGCATTCCCATTTATCAAGAGAATAAGGTTATAAAAAGGGTATAACCGGAGATTCATCATACAACGACCAAATCGTTTCaaacttcctttttttaaaaataaaaattaagtactAATCACATTTTGAATAAGCGTGtcaattcacttttttattttttattttaattattgacactgggtgtccgagaacagcgTCCAGACTAATCCAGCTCTCAGAAagaagtttcccgcaagtgtacctcaggtaattcaagaaaaaaatttcacaatccGATGGCCCATAGGaattgtttgcatccaagaTGATTTAAACTTTAGATCTGgaaggagcataccaccaagatcaAAGCTGAGCGTTAAGTGTCAATTCAATGAGAAAGTTCCTAAGGAAAGCTACAAGCGATGAATCtagaaattcttaaaaaaaaaaaaaaaaaaaaaaaaaaaaaaaaaaaaaaagaaaaaagaaccaatCCTGCAACTACCTGGCTTAGTTAAGGTGAGCCTTTTCATTTAGTCTAGATTGAGAAACCAATCAAGGGATTAAAAGAACAGATCCATAAGAAAATATTCTCCGTAAAAGTAAAACCCACCCAATGAAAGCGGAGCCTCTTTCTTCAAGAAAGAATGACCCAATTGCCATATGATAAGAGATGAAGCCCTGTTCTAGGCAATCAGAACAGTAATagaaaagattaagaaaagGGATCAATCATTCCAAGTTGTCCGAAAATATGAGTCCTCGAATTTCTAGAGAACAAAAGAAGGGGATTAAGGGATTACCAAAGCTCTAGTCCTAAACTCTGTTTGTTCGGTATTAAGTTCAGACTTTCGTATACTGAAGCGTCTCACTTAAAAAACGGTGTACCATGAAAGCCTTTAATTgcaagacaaaaacaaaaagataacaTCAGAGAATCCAATTCAATGAAATACACAGGCGTCAGAGTTTCGCATTCCTTTCTTCCACTtatcttctctcaactctcagCGATCATATAGAGAATCAAGAAACTAGACCCCATAAAACAAAATGCCTTCCATTCCATTCAGTTCAGAAAGAACGTTAAAGGCCCTTTACAGAAAACCAAATTATAAACGAGAAAGAAATTGACAGACCCAGCAAAGCCCTCCATCATCATTCAAAGCAAGAAATTACCATCGAAGTTGAAATCTTTCTCgtttaaaaagatgaaaactcAAGTGAAGCAAGCATTTTAAGACAAGAATGTAGTGCCAAATCACATTGACCcaccaaaacccaagaaaaaacCAACTCAAAGGAGCAAAACAGAGAAAAGAAGTAAACATTATGTTTTCAAGTTTTCCCATCAATATTTTCGCGGGGACCAAGTAGAAAAGACACTGACCGTAGGGAAAGTGTTGCTTGTGTAGGAGATGAGCATACAAGTCTTCCCAACGGCACCGTCACCAACTGTGACACACTTTATGAACCTTGAAGcactcatttttttcccttcttttcttgCTCTTGATTCTTATTCTTCAGCAGCTATAACACCCAGGTTTCAGATTGACATTACGTTGCCCCAAACCCAAGGCACACACACTctcggggagagagagagagagagagagagagacgagagagagacgAGGAGGAGTACAGAAGAAGCTTGGCCTAAGGACTAAGGAGCCAACGCTTGCCAGCTATatcatatatgttttattttaccTCAATTACCAATCCCAGGCCCCAAATCTCAACCTTGCTGACTCATGCCCCACCAACATGTGTCACCATTTCCATTCCattttttggataaaaaaaaataaaaaataaaataaaataaaagcaccTCTCtactggaaaaaataaataaataaaattgttttggaTAGATCAGAAACAAAGTGAAAAATCCATCGATTTTGTAGGATTTTGAAGTTCATTTTCTGCTCACATGTATAACCATGTACaaaggatttttattttatttttattttttaataaatacaaaGGATTAGTTATGGCAAGTGGTCTATAAAGCTTTACTTTCGTGTATTTAAAGATTAGCCTTTTGGGTTCtttcagttatttaaattagtagTACTGGATTTTATGggttttgaaaatcattttgtgCTCACATGTAAGCAAAGATAAGGGATTAGTTTATGGCAAGTGGTCTATATAAGAGCTTTACTTTATGTATTTTAAGATTAGCCTTTCGGGTTAATCTTGGAGTTATCTTGCACTATTgctatatattagttaagttttgagaaatttacctgatataattaattgtctataattaagaataatatatactagGTGAATCTTTTAAAATGCAAATAACCTAATATTGGGAAACTAGAGCATAACTtcattataaaaaggaaaaggaaaatcatGTTTTCCTAAGTACAAGATGCATGTTGATATTTCATGTATTTTGGTCCTAATCATAAAAATGCAAAAGGTATTGGTAATTAAGAAAGgagcacaatatatatatatatatatacacatacatatatattgaaaaCTAGGACAAAGGAGCAAGCCAAAAAGATTGAGAAATAGAATCATCTGTTTGACTTGTTCTCAATAGTCACGAAATGATCTATCTAATTAGCatcatgtgtattttttttttttttactgtgaaCAATTAACTTTAGGGAGGTGGTATTAGCAGCTCTTAATTGGGAAAATTCACCTGTGAATTTTCTGTATTGCAATTCATTATTAAGTAAGAAGAGAAATGCTAGCTTGATCTATAAAGAGatcttaaggaaaaaaaaataaaaaataacttggCATAACACATCTacttaacaatatatatatatatatatatatatatatatatatatatatatacaatctcACGTATTCATGTATTATATCCAGGTACCATATGATCAGGTTTGTaagttttttctctctttagaTCTCTTTTTATATCAAGTAtgtctcatcttatataataataaatagagcGTTATCTTATACATAAAATTCACGAGGAAAATTTCCCTCCATAGAGAGTTTTTATGACATTCCTTCGTACGTTAATAAATGTAGCAAATATGGTTTCTTCGAGGGAACTAAAGCCTTTTAATTAGTGAAAACTAAATATGGTTGAGATCAATTCCTTGGCTGcctttcaatattattcatgcACGTTGAATGTCTTATATATGAAGgcttataaaagaaatttagataCAAATCAAATGCCTCCTTAAGTACTATTAATTTGAGTTCATAACATTAGTCTACTCTTTTATCCGATTAATAACAAATTAACATATCATGAGTTCGATCATATTATgggaaaaattaaataaaaagatagttAATTGTTATAATACTTCTTCGTCCCCATAAAGATAAATTCTTGGATACATcctgaataatatatattaaataatatcaaattatccttacaaataattaatatatatatatatatatgtaattagtCCCCAAACTAAACGtgcgtacgtacgtagtactaTTGCTCTCGAACTAtatattcaatatttattttctaatcatCTCTTCATGTTTTATAATCTCATTATGTACTAGATCATGaacatgataattttatttcttcaaacgATCgagatatttattttattacatattaaTGAAAAtctgcttagaaaaaaaaaatgtactagATGATCGAACATGGAGTAATTAATTAGTGGGTGAGATATCAATTGATTGAATGACATCGATCACTGACCTAACTCCCTAAACAACTTGTGCTTATAGAACATCAATTAGCACACAACACATGGGCAGGCAGCTGCATGCAATCTCactggaaaaatatttgttatttttggaattatgaaatatatatatatatatatatatatatatatatatataatataaactgACTTAACATGAATGGCTGTCGATGTCAAAGTGACTCTAGAATGCAAACTTGAGCACTATTGGTTGGGCTTGCCTTCTTGAGGAAgcaaatatacatacatatgtgtgttgtatatatatatatatataaacatcctTAATTGGTTTCATATTGGAAAAGCCAATTAATAATCATGTAGAGCAAGCAAATTACCAGATCGGGAGGTAGCCGCCATGCACAAGGAAAATAAGCCAAGTGCATGCAGATCATAGAAGAAGGATCGAGCAGTACGTACGTTGATCATTCGGTTGGtatgcatgcatggcccatAATTTCATGTCGTACGTGGAGAGTTTTCTGGAGCCATCACACTCAAATAACAGAACCAGTACTACCTAAATTAATCCTTTTATGAAAAAGAGTGTGCATGGTTGTTCAGAGTTGTTACTATCTTGTCCGTATCCACTCACCTAAGCTCCATGATTCGATGCATATTTATTTTCGTGAACCCCCCCCcatctattattatatatatatatattggcttaattagattaattttttaaaaacttgtgtgttttttcttttttaaaaaaatcaaacgaTTAATGGAAAATGTCACGACAACATAGGAGACTTGCAGGTACTTAATTCATACACGAGGGTTAACTAGTACTACTGCATGGATGACAGCACATGATGCAGATGCAGACGTAGTGACTACGACGTATATACGTATGTTCCCAATTAAGCATGGGTTAAGCCGATGATcaataatatcaatttatatataaatttataaagtcGCTCTCATGACTAACAACTGTGACCAAACAACTTGTCCAGATCTGCATGTTTTATCATCTAAGCAACATGACATTATGCAGTTTCAACTTGCTAAGGTTAATTTTTGAACCTCAACCTCAGGGCCTCCCTCAGTATCCTTGATTTGGTTAGAAGCAAGCTGTCCGTGTACGTGACACCTCTTAGGATCCGTTTGGATAAAGAGGTATTTTTAagtattctgtaaataataataataataatatattaaataataataaaaagtaataataaaataataaaatattttaataaaatatctaaactaGCCctcaaacaatatatatatatatatataaataaaataaaaatagggtTAATTCTTGCTTTTGATGCGTACAGATAAAGCTTGATCTTTTGATAATCCCAACGTAGAACTAATTGATGTTGAAGTTATATAAACAAAAGGTTCAAGGGCGCATCAAGAGG from Juglans microcarpa x Juglans regia isolate MS1-56 chromosome 3S, Jm3101_v1.0, whole genome shotgun sequence encodes:
- the LOC121257543 gene encoding rac-like GTP-binding protein RAC1, with amino-acid sequence MSASRFIKCVTVGDGAVGKTCMLISYTSNTFPTDYVPTVFDNFSANVVVDGSTINLGLWDTAGQEDYNRLRPLSYRGADAFLLAFSLISKASYENVAKKWIPELRHYAPGVPIVLVGTKLDLRDNKQFLIEHPGAVPITTAQGEELRKLIGAPLYVECSSKTQQNVKAVFDAAIKVVLQPPKQKKKKKRSGHKACSIL